In the Streptomyces sp. f51 genome, one interval contains:
- a CDS encoding FAD-binding oxidoreductase, protein MAPLSKAGAALAALRAGLTGAVFTPDDPGYDEARTIFNAMIDRRPAVIARCESEADVTRAVRFARDLDLPIAVRGGGHSVAGMSLNDGGLVVDLSRMHEVTVHPGSETVRVGGGALMTHLDRATEPYGLATTGGRASTTGVGGYVLGGGTGWLDRSLGLAVDNLLGVELVTADGTPVRATDQENPELFWALHGGGGNFGVATALTLKLHPLPEFSMALVMYLPDSGPDVVRVYREIIENGPPEASGGVLYLTAPPEEFVPGHLVGTRLCGALVAYAGGEDDMRKIAQPLLALPHEVEIVTALPYADLQCMIDDPPGWRNYWSAEYLTGAPDDFVDVFCALGDAMPVPTGTQHVLFPQGGAIASGPTRWPVPYRDAPWAVHPFGIWEDPADDERCVDWVRKVREDVRPWSTGAVYLNFIGDEGTDRVRAGLGEDNLRRLAAVKAEYDPDNVFRFNHNIPPVPAGA, encoded by the coding sequence ATGGCTCCCCTTTCGAAGGCCGGCGCGGCCCTCGCCGCGCTCCGCGCAGGTCTCACCGGTGCTGTGTTCACCCCGGACGATCCCGGGTACGACGAGGCCCGGACGATCTTCAACGCGATGATCGACCGGCGGCCCGCGGTGATCGCGCGGTGCGAGAGCGAGGCCGACGTGACCCGCGCGGTGCGCTTCGCGCGTGACCTCGATCTGCCGATCGCCGTACGCGGAGGCGGTCACAGCGTCGCCGGGATGTCGCTCAACGACGGCGGTCTCGTCGTCGACCTCAGCCGAATGCACGAGGTCACCGTCCACCCCGGGTCCGAGACCGTCCGGGTCGGGGGCGGGGCCCTGATGACCCATCTGGACCGGGCCACCGAGCCCTACGGCCTCGCGACCACCGGCGGGCGCGCCTCGACGACCGGTGTCGGCGGCTACGTCCTCGGCGGCGGCACCGGCTGGCTGGACCGGTCCCTCGGCCTGGCCGTCGACAATCTGCTCGGGGTCGAACTGGTGACCGCCGACGGCACGCCGGTACGCGCCACCGACCAGGAGAACCCGGAGCTGTTCTGGGCCCTGCACGGGGGCGGCGGGAACTTCGGGGTCGCCACCGCGCTGACCCTCAAGCTGCACCCGCTGCCCGAGTTCTCCATGGCGCTGGTCATGTATCTCCCGGACAGTGGCCCCGACGTCGTACGCGTCTACCGCGAGATCATCGAGAACGGGCCCCCTGAGGCGAGCGGGGGCGTCCTCTACCTGACCGCGCCGCCCGAGGAGTTCGTGCCCGGGCACCTGGTCGGCACGCGGCTGTGCGGCGCGCTCGTCGCGTACGCGGGCGGCGAGGACGACATGCGCAAGATCGCCCAGCCGCTGCTGGCGCTGCCGCACGAGGTCGAGATCGTCACCGCCCTGCCCTACGCCGACCTCCAGTGCATGATCGACGACCCTCCCGGATGGCGTAACTACTGGTCGGCGGAGTATCTGACCGGCGCGCCCGACGACTTCGTGGACGTCTTCTGCGCACTCGGCGACGCCATGCCGGTGCCCACCGGCACCCAGCACGTGCTGTTCCCCCAGGGCGGCGCCATCGCCTCCGGGCCGACCCGCTGGCCGGTCCCCTACCGCGACGCGCCCTGGGCCGTGCACCCCTTCGGGATCTGGGAGGACCCGGCCGACGACGAGCGGTGCGTGGACTGGGTCAGGAAGGTCCGCGAGGACGTCAGGCCGTGGAGCACCGGCGCGGTCTATCTGAACTTCATCGGCGACGAGGGCACGGATCGCGTCAGAGCCGGCCTGGGCGAGGACAACCTCCGGCGGCTGGCCGCGGTGAAGGCCGAGTACGACCCCGACAACGTGTTCCGCTTCAACCACAACATCCCCCCGGTCCCGGCCGGCGCCTGA